The Pseudomonadota bacterium DNA segment CGCAGCTTTGTCCCCATCAATTCTTCTAAGTTGTAGGTCCTGATCTGGCTGCTGCCGGAAAACCAACGACTCTCTACGCTATAGTTGTGCTGGCGATACCCGTACAAATTAAAAGCTTCAACCGTGTTGATCTCAATTTTTACCCTCAAAGGGACTGGGGGCTCATCTTCTGAAGAAAACCGATAAATTAACTTGGCTGATCGTGCCGTTTGCTTCCATTTTGCCGTCCCGAGCCAAGGATCCAAAGCTTCCCGTATGGCAGAGAAAATGTGGCCAATGGGCGCATCGTCTACAAGGACGAAATCTAGATCTTCACTATAACGTGCAGCAGGTTTGACAAAGAGCTTATTGAGCGCTGTTCCGCCTCGAAAGGCTAGCGAATTCTGGATCACCGTATGTTGATACAACTCAACCAAAGCACGACTTAAGACTAAATCTTGCTCTATTTGCGATTGGTAAACCCAGGGTGCTTGTTGGCGCCATTGGGCAATAAAATTAATAGGTATCATCTAAGTCACTCTCTATCGTTGTATTCAGGGCAACCTTCCATTTTACATGACGCTTTGCCCCCGTAAATGAAATATGTGGGTCCAAAGGAACCACCCGTAACGCTTTTGTAAGGCATTGGTAGACAACATCTGATATCGCATCATGCCCCAGGAACTCCAGCAGGAAACCGAGTCTTTGTAATACTGTTCTTTCATGCTTTTTGATGAGCAATTCTTTGAGCACCTTAGGATCAACAGATTCAACAAGTTCATCAAGCACTGTTGCAACATGATTGAGACCACCGCAGCGATTCATAAATTGGATCAAATCCAGCATAGTTGCTTCAGGAGTGGCAACCGTCATGTAGCCCGTACGTGTTTTGAGTTGTTGTGTAGGTGTCTTTCCCGTTTCACCCTTGGTGATAAATTCAACTCTGACACTACCACAATGAATACCAGGGCGAGGTTTGCTTACAACAACCTGAAACGTTTGCAGTTGTTGATGAGCTGCTCCAAAATAAAGGGCAGCTGTTAGCAAGCCAACATAGTACTCTTGCTGCCAATGCTGCATGAGGTCATCAATAAAATAATCTGGTGGCAGGCAACCCAGCTGGCGAAATTCAGGGGTGAGAATGAGGTAATACCCTCGAGCAGGAGAGGCAATTTCGCCTCGCTTCCTTAAATAATAGATTGCCCTTTCAGCAGCCTTGGCCGTGATTTGCATTGTTTGTTGCATTTTTTGCCTTGTAAATGAAATCTGGCCTTGAGCTGTTAGGTGGTCTATATACTGCTTGGTTTTTTCAGCTATCATAATCGTCATTATAATTTGTATAAACCCCCTTGAGAAGGGGGTTTATGCAAATGAGACGTATTTTTGAGAGTGGTTTGGCGTAATACTGCTGAACCACT contains these protein-coding regions:
- a CDS encoding nucleotidyl transferase AbiEii/AbiGii toxin family protein, encoding MIPINFIAQWRQQAPWVYQSQIEQDLVLSRALVELYQHTVIQNSLAFRGGTALNKLFVKPAARYSEDLDFVLVDDAPIGHIFSAIREALDPWLGTAKWKQTARSAKLIYRFSSEDEPPVPLRVKIEINTVEAFNLYGYRQHNYSVESRWFSGSSQIRTYNLEELMGTKLRALYQRSKGRDLFDLWLSINQLNVNCSQVLEAFQRYNAFNQTAISRAELEKNLTFKMRTSSFNQDVGPLLAGNIPWNPETAYRSVMSALVSKLPGEPWKNLDEHSENLQPVVGEIHG
- a CDS encoding type IV toxin-antitoxin system AbiEi family antitoxin, with amino-acid sequence MTIMIAEKTKQYIDHLTAQGQISFTRQKMQQTMQITAKAAERAIYYLRKRGEIASPARGYYLILTPEFRQLGCLPPDYFIDDLMQHWQQEYYVGLLTAALYFGAAHQQLQTFQVVVSKPRPGIHCGSVRVEFITKGETGKTPTQQLKTRTGYMTVATPEATMLDLIQFMNRCGGLNHVATVLDELVESVDPKVLKELLIKKHERTVLQRLGFLLEFLGHDAISDVVYQCLTKALRVVPLDPHISFTGAKRHVKWKVALNTTIESDLDDTY